From the Brienomyrus brachyistius isolate T26 chromosome 23, BBRACH_0.4, whole genome shotgun sequence genome, the window CCTTATAAATAATTTGCATGATTACTGTGCACAATAATTAGTACTAAGATACAAGTATTTTGGAATATACTTCCCGAATGTGACAGAGAACAGTcccgtacatttttttttgccttttaatAAAAAAGTTATGTGGTTGTGAAAGACCCTGCCTGTGTGCAGGAGGTCATTGCTTGATATTTTTGAGATCACATGCTTGTGACAGAGTCTGCACATCTTTCATGCTAATAATCAGATAATAAAGTGGCGCTTATTGCCAATCATTTGCTTGGCTATTTCATAGCCATAAGTTTGTGTGGTATTTTTAGATAAAAAAGTGATCATACCTCCCAGTAAAACTATCCACAACtgtagtaaaaaaacaatcccttCCCTCAGCCCCTCACCTTGAGCAGTCCATAATTAGCCTGTAGGGTTTGGCCCCTTTTGGGCTTGTCAGTTATAAACCATTTTTATCCgcatgcccccctccctcactcCAGGGGCTTGCTCTGCACTGCGCCATATCTTCTAGTATTTGTCGGCCACATTTTGGCTTTACAGGGGGCACCCTTGAGTTACATTCTCTTCATCCTGTACATGGAGTTTGAGAGAGAGATGCTCCTGATTGTCTTGAGGAAGCCCATTCATTCTGAAACTCCATCTCTCAGAATGGACACACAACGAAATGTGTACCAGTTGCATGCTTTTCCATTTGGCATTCACAAGGCGCCAGATTGGTGCTCTACGTGCCAATCAGTGGGAGCTTTTCCAGCCAACCAATGGCGGTAGCCCCTGCTAGATGACATACCTACGGTTCAGGTAATTCCTGCTTTAGGCTTCTGACTGTCACTGtcatgagtgagtgaatgagccCACGGCAGGACTGTCAGCATGTCAGGGAGATGACTTCACAAGCGAAGGATCGCAGTTCTGCAAAAACAGTCCCTGCGGCTTGATGGTGACAAAGATTACATGCTGAGGATTACATGCTGGCTGTTTCTGTGGTTAAATAGAACCTGCAAGGTTACGAGGGAAAACATTACTATTATCACGTAAGGAAATGTCTAACTAAGAACGTCTAAATTTCAAGACACTAATAAAAGTATTACTTACCTCTGAAACTGGACTATTTTTATAAAGGGCtaatattttgtaaatattCATTCAAAATATGGCTCATTTTAATCTAAAAAATCTGGCATTTTAGCTCTGCATCTGTGTATGATATCCTTAGAATGTGTAATAATTTAGTAAACATATATGAGGAGATATACCGTACCAGTCAATAGTCTGGACATGCCAAGCCGCCTACAAAGGATAGTGATAgagtgtcacatcacatgacctggccacctcaCCTTAAATTGAAATAGTtgaaatggttttggaggagtttgagcagagagtgaaggaaaagcatcAGAAGAAGCCACCTCATGTAGAGGAGaaagtagggttagggttagggttagggttagccagTCCTTGGAGCAACTGGGGATAAGGGCCTCTAGGACTCAGTGATGTGATCACTCTGCCGCCcaaaggatttgaaccaaccttctgagtccccccccccccagtaaattCATTTTCTTGTTTAATACTGTTTTTCGTCAGTGCTTAATTTCAAATTATCTTATAGTTTCTTTATAGTTATtataaaatgtagagaatagtacCAATAAACCTCTTTGTAtggcactatatatatatatatatatatatatatatatatatatatatatatatatatatatatatatatagtatatttacacacacacacacaattatttTTCAATAAACAATTGTTGTCCTTCAGGCATATTTATTTGATATATAACTGGAATAATTTGTAGCGTCAGAGTAATACTAATGTTGTATTTTCTAATATGAAGTAATACATTTGttcatgttattattattgaaagTCATGCAGGTCTAATCTTTTTTTAATTAGCTGCACTCTTTGGGAGTCTGTCACTCTGGTTGTGGGTTTGTTAAGTTTCTCGTCACTTGGAGAGCAGCCACCGGCGTGTGCTTAAGTGTGGATTTACTTCACAGGGTGCAGTGATGCTGCTGAAATCTCACGAGACCATAGCAGGGATTGTAACTTATGCTTACGGACCCTTTTGTTGGACCGAgtgatgtcacacacagagcagcTCGGCAGTAAACATGACGAAGGGAGAAGCAGTCTGGTCTTTATAGACCACTTTCCACTAAGATAAAGGGTTAAATGAAAGTTGAAGGTCTGCCAGCCAAAAATCAATAATCAGTCCGCATAATATGGCCAATAGCCAATACCAATTCGTCTGATTATGGGCTATGGATGTCTGACTACTTTGACCCTTTAAGTTCGGCAGAAGTGCAAGGCCAGCATAAACACATTGTATAGTGCATTACTTGGGTTTCATAGTTTAAGAATGAGTAGTTAATTTGCTGGAATTTTTAACCTGAGTAAAATTTTTAATATTTCCCGCTTCTCTGTCCTTGTCATTCCCCAGCTGTCCAGCGGGGGCGCatgtccaacacccagtccaGCCCCGGTCAGTACTTGGCCAATGGCAGCGAGCCATACAACAGTCAGCCCTACTTATCAGGCTTCATCTCGCTGCTGCTGAGGGCCGAACCTTACCCCACATCACGGTATGGCGCCCAGTGCATGCAGTCCAACAACCTGATGGGCATCGAGAACATCTGCGAGTTGGCTGCCCGGCTGCTCTTCAGCGCCGTGGAGTGGGCCAAGAACATCCCCTTCTTCCCAGACCTTCAGCTCATGGACCAGGTGGGACCTGTCAATACGATTCGTGCATTAATTCTGTAAACATCTGTTTCACTATAAACTACTGGAGCAAACTCAATGACGGTCGGTATAGGGCGTTTGTAACATATGGCACCCCTCCCTTGTCCCTAGGTGGCACTGTTGCGCATGTCTTGGAGTGAGCTCTTTGTGCTGAATGCCGCCCAGTGCTCTATGCCTTTGCatgtggcgcccctgctggcggcTGCCGGCCTGCACGCCTCGCCCATGTCCGCCGAGCGCGTGGTGGCCTTCATGGATCACATCCGGGTCTTCCAGGAGCAGGTCGAGAAACTGAAGGCGCTGCAGGTGGACACGGCCGAATACTCCTGCCTCAAGTGTATCGTGCTGTTCACCTCAGGTCAGTACCCAGACAGGTGGTAATTGGGAAGGGTGTCAGCCAATTACACAAGACAGAAAGAAGGACTGTTTGTCTACCATCTCAAATCAAGCATAATGACACGCATTTGGCCTCCAAAGAGTGGTCTTTGTTGGTCCTACACGAGTGAGATTTCTGAAGGCAACAGCTTAAGAAGAGACATACTTCTGAGCTTGTAATGGTCCTCGTTTTTTGTCTGCAGACGCTATGGGCCTTTCGGACGTGGCTCACGTGGAGAGCATCCAGGAGAAGTCTCAGTGTGCCCTGGAGGAGTACGTGCGTAACCAGTACCCCGGGCAGCCTAACCGCTTTGGGCGGCTGCTCCTACGGCTACCGTCGCTGCGCATCGTCTCCTCGCCGGTCATCGAGCAGCTCTTCTTCGTGCGTCTGGTGGGGAAGACGCCCATCGAGACACTG encodes:
- the LOC125718821 gene encoding nuclear receptor subfamily 2 group F member 5 isoform X2, which encodes MSNTQSSPGQYLANGSEPYNSQPYLSGFISLLLRAEPYPTSRYGAQCMQSNNLMGIENICELAARLLFSAVEWAKNIPFFPDLQLMDQVALLRMSWSELFVLNAAQCSMPLHVAPLLAAAGLHASPMSAERVVAFMDHIRVFQEQVEKLKALQVDTAEYSCLKCIVLFTSDAMGLSDVAHVESIQEKSQCALEEYVRNQYPGQPNRFGRLLLRLPSLRIVSSPVIEQLFFVRLVGKTPIETLLRDMLLSGSSYNWPYVPVQRDRPLSLHYNENGP
- the LOC125718821 gene encoding nuclear receptor subfamily 2 group F member 5 isoform X1, with amino-acid sequence MAMVVNPWQENISTDPGSQLQICSQEPGGTPGTPSGSTSGNDVLSGEKIPNVDCMVCGDKSSGKHYGQFTCEGCKSFFKRSVRRNLSYTCRGNRDCPIDQHHRNQCQYCRLKKCLKVGMRREAVQRGRMSNTQSSPGQYLANGSEPYNSQPYLSGFISLLLRAEPYPTSRYGAQCMQSNNLMGIENICELAARLLFSAVEWAKNIPFFPDLQLMDQVALLRMSWSELFVLNAAQCSMPLHVAPLLAAAGLHASPMSAERVVAFMDHIRVFQEQVEKLKALQVDTAEYSCLKCIVLFTSDAMGLSDVAHVESIQEKSQCALEEYVRNQYPGQPNRFGRLLLRLPSLRIVSSPVIEQLFFVRLVGKTPIETLLRDMLLSGSSYNWPYVPVQRDRPLSLHYNENGP